In the Candidatus Bipolaricaulota bacterium genome, GTCTGCGACTCGCGCTGGACGGTCATCCCCTCCTTTGCCTCCAAGGCCTGGTGCAGGCCGTCGGAGTAGCGGCGGTCGGGCATGAGCCGGCCGGTGAACTCATCGACGATCATCACCCGGCCGTCCTTGACGATGTAGTCGCGCTCCTTCTTGAACAGGTGGAGTGCCTTGAGCGCCGTCTCCAGGTGATGCAGGGTGTCGGTCTGGTCGGGGGCGTACAGGTTGTCGATCGAGAGAGCCCTCTCCGCCTTGGCGATCCCGGCGTCGGTCAGGGTGATCCGCCGCGCCTCCTCGTCGATCTCGAAGTCCTGATCCTTCTTGAACGAGCGGGCGAGGCGCGCGAACTTGCGGTACTTATCGACGGTCTCCTCGGTCGAGCCGGAGATGATGAGCGGGGTACGCGCCTCGTCGATCAGGATGTTGTCGATCTCGTCGATGATCGCGTAGTCGAGCGGCCCCTGCACCTTCTGATCGACCGAGATCACCATGTGATCGCGCAGGTAGTCGAACCCGAACTGATTGTTCGTCCCGTAGGTGATGTCGGCCGCGTACGCGGCCTTCCGCTCTTCGATCCCCATCGACTCCTGGAGGAGACCGACCTTGAACCCGAGGAACTCGTAGATCGGGCCCATCCATTCCCGGTCGCGGCGGGCGAGGTAGTCGTTCACCGTGACGACGTGCACCTTGCCGTAGAGCGCGTTCAAAACAGCGGGAAGGGTGGCGACAAGGGTCTTCCCTTCGCCGGTCTGCATCTCGGCGATCTTGCGCTCGTCGAGGACGATCGCCCCCATGAGCTGGACATCGAACGGCCGCATCCCGACCGTGCGCTTTGCCACCTCGCGCACCACGGCGAACACCTCGGGGCGGAGCTCCTCACGCGGGACGCCCTCCGCCGCCCGGGTCCGGAATTCCTCCCCCTTTTGGCGCAGGGCCTCGTCCGACAGGGAAGAGACGTCCTTCTCCAGGGCGTTGATCTCCTCAACCAGCCGACGCAGCCGCTTGATCTGCTGGGCGTTCGTCTGGCCGAACAGGAAATCTATCCCGCGCTTGATTGTCTCAATCGCCATGGCTAATCACAGTTAGTATAGACATTCAACTCGACTATGCAAGTGAAATCTTCCAGATAGGGCATTGGCGGGGAACCTACGCGGAGTTAAGGACAATTCGCCGGGGACAAGCCTCGCCGCTGCAGAAGAAGGGATAACGTCGGAACCGGACCGGATGTGGAGTTTATGTGTAGGTCTGCACGATGATGAGAATCAACCGCACGATGATCAGGGCCCAGCCGACGCTGACGACGATCCACGCGAGTTTTTTGGCGACCATGGCTACGGCGAGGAAGATGGTGAGGATGGCGAGGAGGCCGATGGGATCGATCAACTCCGCTGGGATGGAGACCTCCTCCGGCAGGATCGTGGTGAGGAGCCGGACGATCCCCTCCCCGATCAGGTGGCCGATGCTGTAGATGAACGTGAGGAGTTGATCGGCGAGTGAGCGCGCCGATTCCGGGGTCGGTGCCTCCGTCTGTCCGAACACGGAGACGGAGGCGAGGGCGGTGATCCCACCCCCGACTTGCAGGATGCGGGGGAGGAAACCCGTCCCTCCCCCGGATTTCGTCCTACAGACCAAGGGCTTGCAATAACGCGGTGAAGTCGACATCGCCGTGCAGGACCTGGTCGAGGTTCGTCGCCCCCAGACTCCCGACAAGGGTGTTGAAGAAGTTGGCGATCCCCTCCGCCGGCGCAGACATGATGATCGGCATCAGCGACTGCTGCAGCGGCATCCCGAGCGACTCGGACAAAGCCGCGAAGTAGTCGGCGTTGTCGGCGAAGAACTTGGCGAACGCCTGCTGAAGCTGGTCGGGATGCTGTTCGCGCAGCCGGACGATCCCCTCTCCGAGGAGCTTGCCAAGTGCATCGAGGGTGGTGAAGTACGGAGTTCCGACCGGACCGCTCTCCCCGATCCATTGGATCAGGGCGGGCTTCGCCGCTGCCGGCTGCCAGTCAAGCTCGATCGTACCCGAGGCGGCAAGGGTGCCGCCGATGAAATCGAACGTGTCCCCACTGAGCTCCCCGCTTGCCGGGAGGTATCCCCCCACTTCTACTTTGTTCGTGATCGTCACCGGTTGATCGAACTCGATGTGCAGCCCGATGACGTTACTTCCGGTCGTGTTGGTGAACAACCCGACCGTGTAGTCACCCGCCGGGTAGAGCGCAACGCTCACCCCGCCGGCGAACGCGACCACACCGATCAACAACACTGCTCCGATCACCGCTCCAACGTACCTTCCCTTCACCATGAAAAACCTCCTTGCATGAACAAAGTTTATCCCATTCTAGCCATTATCCTTCCCGTGGGCAACGAGGCCGGCCCCGAGGAGAGCATCGCCGAGGCGGAGATCGGCTTCGGTCGTGAGTTTGATGTTCGTCACCTCCCCAGGGACGACGGCAACCTTTCCCCCGGCCGCGAGGACGGCACCGGCGTCGTCGGTCACCGTCTCCCGCGTCCCTGCAAGCGCGGCGACAATGAGCTCGCGGCGGAATCCCTGTGGGGTCTGCATCCGCATCAGGCCGCTACGGGGCACCTGCTCCGGACGGAGGAAGCCGTCCGGATCGGAGTAGCGCATCGTATCTGTAGTCGGGATGACTG is a window encoding:
- a CDS encoding preprotein translocase subunit SecA; its protein translation is MAIETIKRGIDFLFGQTNAQQIKRLRRLVEEINALEKDVSSLSDEALRQKGEEFRTRAAEGVPREELRPEVFAVVREVAKRTVGMRPFDVQLMGAIVLDERKIAEMQTGEGKTLVATLPAVLNALYGKVHVVTVNDYLARRDREWMGPIYEFLGFKVGLLQESMGIEERKAAYAADITYGTNNQFGFDYLRDHMVISVDQKVQGPLDYAIIDEIDNILIDEARTPLIISGSTEETVDKYRKFARLARSFKKDQDFEIDEEARRITLTDAGIAKAERALSIDNLYAPDQTDTLHHLETALKALHLFKKERDYIVKDGRVMIVDEFTGRLMPDRRYSDGLHQALEAKEGMTVQRESQT